A window of Amycolatopsis australiensis contains these coding sequences:
- a CDS encoding dienelactone hydrolase family protein: MCHSTESRPPAPPVVGEVAAHGPLTLTGADGTEFLAHHAVPAEPNGRKIVLLPDVRGVHPYYRDLTRRFAEAGFETVVIDYYGRSAGLGDRGDDFDWESRLPHVSPADVAADVAAARDFLGEGPVYTVGFCFGAGQSWRLSAAGLGLAGVIGFYGLPKLVEDVVGDLEAPMLLLLAGADVATSQAEFDAFTGKLDAAGVRYERHVYEGAPHSFFDRSYAEWGEACDDAWRRILAFTQPSRVDNLA; encoded by the coding sequence ATGTGCCACAGCACCGAAAGCCGCCCGCCCGCGCCGCCCGTCGTCGGGGAGGTGGCCGCGCACGGGCCGCTCACGCTCACCGGGGCCGACGGGACGGAGTTCCTCGCCCACCACGCGGTGCCCGCCGAGCCGAACGGCCGCAAGATCGTCCTGCTGCCGGACGTGCGCGGCGTGCACCCGTACTACCGCGACCTGACCCGCCGGTTCGCCGAGGCCGGCTTCGAGACGGTCGTGATCGACTACTACGGCCGGAGCGCCGGTCTCGGCGACCGCGGCGACGACTTCGACTGGGAGAGCCGCCTGCCGCACGTTTCGCCCGCGGACGTCGCGGCCGACGTCGCCGCGGCACGGGACTTCCTCGGCGAAGGACCGGTGTACACGGTCGGCTTCTGCTTCGGCGCGGGCCAGTCGTGGCGGCTCTCGGCGGCGGGGCTCGGGCTGGCCGGCGTGATCGGCTTCTACGGCCTGCCGAAGCTGGTCGAGGACGTCGTCGGCGACCTCGAAGCGCCGATGCTGCTGCTGTTGGCCGGCGCGGACGTCGCGACGAGCCAGGCCGAGTTCGACGCCTTCACCGGCAAGCTGGACGCCGCCGGCGTCCGGTACGAGCGGCACGTGTACGAGGGCGCACCGCACTCGTTCTTCGACCGCTCGTACGCGGAGTGGGGCGAGGCCTGCGACGACGCCTGGCGCCGCATCCTCGCCTTCACTCAGCCGTCGCGCGTGGACAACCTCGCGTAG
- a CDS encoding ABC transporter permease subunit produces the protein MTAVLDAPVTRTGHDTVPLTRLLAAELRWIFRRPRTLAVLALLALIPIVIGIGLTLVSGNGTPDAGGPNPDGALLASAVNNAFVLPIAAIVMALALLLPLAAAMAGADAIAGETAHGTLRGWLIAPVGRGRLLAVKAFGVATVSVVAVLAMCFTGVVTGLVINGTDSLFTLSGTTLSLGGALARILLVAGWVVLQLWAVGAVALAISSWTEHPMLVVASVLAGDIVFTILGFLSSLKWLHPFLLTQNWSIAPAEVLQDPMGAQTLGEGALRAACYIVIGLSLAYARLSTRDG, from the coding sequence ATGACGGCCGTCCTGGACGCACCGGTGACCCGCACGGGTCACGACACGGTGCCGCTGACCCGGCTGCTGGCCGCCGAGCTGCGCTGGATCTTCCGCCGGCCGCGCACCCTCGCGGTGCTGGCCCTGCTGGCGCTGATCCCGATCGTGATCGGCATCGGCCTGACGCTGGTGAGCGGCAACGGGACGCCCGACGCCGGCGGACCGAACCCCGATGGCGCGCTGCTGGCGTCCGCGGTCAACAACGCGTTCGTCCTGCCGATCGCGGCGATCGTGATGGCGCTCGCGCTGCTCCTGCCGCTCGCCGCGGCCATGGCGGGCGCGGACGCCATCGCGGGCGAGACCGCGCACGGCACCCTGCGCGGCTGGCTGATCGCGCCGGTCGGCCGGGGCAGGCTGCTGGCGGTGAAGGCGTTCGGCGTCGCGACGGTGTCGGTGGTCGCGGTGCTGGCGATGTGCTTCACCGGCGTGGTGACCGGGCTGGTCATCAACGGCACGGACTCGCTGTTCACGCTCTCGGGCACGACGTTGTCGCTGGGCGGGGCGCTGGCCCGGATCCTGCTGGTGGCCGGCTGGGTGGTGCTGCAGCTGTGGGCGGTCGGCGCGGTGGCGCTGGCGATCTCCAGCTGGACCGAGCACCCGATGCTGGTGGTCGCCTCGGTGCTGGCCGGGGACATCGTGTTCACGATCCTCGGGTTCCTCAGCTCGCTGAAGTGGCTGCACCCGTTCCTGCTGACGCAGAACTGGTCGATCGCGCCGGCGGAGGTGCTGCAGGACCCGATGGGCGCCCAGACACTGGGTGAGGGCGCCCTGCGGGCGGCGTGCTACATCGTGATCGGGCTGTCGCTGGCCTACGCGAGGTTGTCCACGCGCGACGGCTGA
- a CDS encoding ABC transporter ATP-binding protein, translating to MTSTAVESGADVSSEASAPAVPLAARTRGLRKVYRGTVAVDHVDLDIPEGAVVGMLGPNGSGKTTTIRMLLGLVRPTEGEVELLGRPMPDAAAHALPDVGALVEGPGFHPFLSGRDNLLRFAAAEPRMSSAGIPAAVDAALERVGLTGAARRRYKGYSLGMKQRLGLASALLVPRKMVVLDEPTNGLDPAGTREIRRIIADLHAEGVTVLVSSHLLAEVEATCTHVAVLQAGNVVAQGELAELLESGNAALLVRTPDAEHAVEVLRENRIGARLTPDGVRADLTATPAPRVLQVLVGAGVAVHEATRARTGLEDLFARLTESTGEGAE from the coding sequence GTGACCAGCACGGCTGTCGAGTCCGGGGCGGACGTCTCTTCGGAGGCGTCCGCCCCGGCGGTCCCGCTGGCCGCGCGCACCCGGGGCCTGCGCAAGGTCTACCGCGGCACGGTCGCGGTGGACCACGTCGACCTCGACATCCCGGAAGGCGCGGTCGTGGGGATGCTCGGGCCCAACGGCTCGGGCAAGACGACCACCATCCGGATGCTGCTCGGGCTGGTCCGCCCGACCGAGGGCGAGGTCGAGCTGCTCGGCCGTCCGATGCCGGACGCCGCCGCGCATGCGCTGCCGGACGTCGGCGCGCTGGTCGAGGGGCCGGGCTTCCACCCGTTCCTGTCCGGGCGCGACAACCTGCTGCGCTTCGCCGCGGCGGAACCGCGGATGTCGTCGGCGGGGATCCCGGCGGCAGTGGACGCCGCACTTGAGCGCGTCGGGCTGACCGGGGCGGCGCGCCGGCGCTACAAGGGCTATTCGCTCGGCATGAAGCAACGGCTCGGGCTCGCTTCGGCGTTGCTCGTGCCGCGGAAGATGGTCGTGCTCGACGAGCCGACCAACGGCCTCGATCCCGCGGGTACCAGGGAGATCCGCAGGATCATCGCCGATCTGCACGCCGAGGGCGTCACCGTGCTGGTGTCGTCGCACCTGCTGGCCGAGGTGGAGGCGACGTGCACGCACGTGGCCGTGCTGCAGGCGGGCAACGTCGTCGCGCAGGGCGAGCTGGCCGAGCTGCTGGAGTCCGGGAACGCGGCCCTGCTGGTCCGCACGCCGGACGCGGAACACGCGGTGGAGGTGCTGCGGGAGAACCGGATCGGCGCCCGGCTCACGCCGGACGGCGTCCGCGCCGACCTCACGGCGACGCCGGCGCCGCGGGTGCTGCAGGTCCTGGTGGGCGCGGGGGTCGCGGTCCACGAGGCGACGCGGGCCCGCACCGGGCTGGAGGACCTCTTCGCCCGGCTGACCGAGTCCACTGGGGAGGGAGCGGAATGA
- a CDS encoding LolA family protein — protein sequence MKPKTKGITAAVVGTALGAGGLAFVAMPASADDKPALPQVSAEDLVQSVLKAKPGAFDGTVKVSNDLGLPSVGNALPGASALNIDSAHIFSDGAGKSRLAVTQGATQETVVHDGTTVWDYSSKTNTATKVTIPADVAKQKGAGSEKLADPVAASTELLAKVRESSTVSVDGTATVADRPAYELVLTPKPTERTLLREIRVAVDSQTRLPLRVSVLSNGTSTPALEVAFTDIEFTQQPADLFTFTPPKGAKVEEKTPAIDQKDKDLAEQAKQDTKVVGDGWDTVVTGKVPADALNAAPKQQSGREGRNADPKALLDRFAKKVSGAWGSGYLVTTKVGSAVLTDDGRFAAGAVPEQVLYEALGQK from the coding sequence ATGAAACCGAAGACGAAGGGCATCACCGCCGCGGTCGTCGGCACCGCGCTCGGTGCGGGCGGGCTCGCGTTCGTCGCGATGCCGGCCAGCGCCGACGACAAGCCGGCGCTGCCGCAGGTGAGCGCCGAGGACCTGGTCCAGTCGGTGCTGAAGGCCAAGCCGGGCGCGTTCGACGGCACGGTCAAGGTCAGCAACGACCTGGGACTGCCGTCGGTGGGGAACGCGCTGCCGGGGGCGTCGGCGCTGAACATCGACTCGGCACACATCTTCAGCGACGGCGCGGGCAAGAGCCGCCTGGCCGTCACGCAGGGGGCCACCCAGGAGACCGTGGTCCACGACGGCACGACCGTCTGGGACTACAGCTCCAAGACGAACACCGCGACGAAGGTGACCATCCCCGCCGACGTGGCCAAGCAGAAGGGCGCGGGCAGCGAGAAGCTGGCCGACCCGGTCGCGGCGTCCACCGAACTGCTCGCGAAGGTCCGCGAGAGCAGCACGGTGTCGGTCGACGGCACCGCGACCGTCGCCGACCGCCCGGCCTACGAGCTGGTGCTGACGCCGAAGCCGACCGAGCGGACGCTGCTGCGCGAGATCCGCGTCGCGGTCGACTCGCAGACGCGGCTGCCGCTGCGGGTGTCGGTGCTGAGCAACGGCACGTCCACGCCGGCGCTCGAGGTCGCCTTCACCGACATCGAGTTCACCCAGCAGCCCGCCGACCTGTTCACCTTCACCCCGCCGAAGGGCGCGAAGGTGGAGGAGAAGACGCCGGCGATCGACCAGAAGGACAAGGACCTGGCCGAGCAGGCGAAGCAGGACACCAAGGTCGTCGGGGACGGCTGGGACACCGTCGTCACGGGCAAGGTGCCGGCGGACGCGCTGAACGCGGCGCCGAAGCAGCAGTCCGGCCGCGAGGGCCGCAACGCCGACCCGAAGGCGCTGCTCGATCGGTTCGCCAAGAAGGTCAGCGGTGCCTGGGGCAGCGGCTACCTCGTCACCACGAAGGTCGGCAGCGCCGTCCTGACCGACGACGGCCGGTTCGCCGCCGGCGCGGTGCCGGAGCAGGTCCTGTACGAAGCGCTGGGTCAGAAGTGA
- a CDS encoding response regulator transcription factor, producing MMNGVKPRVLVVDDEPGVRKALQRGLRAEDMDVVTAADGPTGLQLASTGSFDVILLDIMLPGLSGYRVLERLRKDGVTTPVLLVSAKDGEIDQADGLDLGADGYLVKPFSFVVLVAQVRAVLRRAGPEAGRGTLRLGALEVDRGLRQVHWNGQEVGLSPREFALLEVLVGRAGTVVTKDELLRAVWGEEQAVTRNLVEVYVGYVRRKLDAVGAGALLRTVRGHGYLASDAQLDEVITP from the coding sequence ATGATGAACGGCGTGAAACCTCGGGTGCTGGTGGTCGACGACGAACCGGGCGTGCGGAAGGCGCTGCAGCGCGGGCTGCGCGCGGAGGACATGGACGTGGTCACCGCCGCCGACGGCCCCACCGGGCTGCAGCTGGCGAGCACCGGCTCGTTCGACGTGATCCTGCTCGACATCATGCTGCCCGGCCTGTCCGGCTACCGCGTGCTGGAGCGGCTGCGCAAGGACGGCGTGACGACGCCGGTGCTGCTCGTCTCGGCCAAGGACGGCGAGATCGACCAGGCCGACGGGCTCGACCTCGGCGCCGACGGCTACCTCGTCAAGCCGTTCTCCTTCGTGGTGCTGGTCGCACAGGTCCGCGCGGTGCTGCGCCGCGCCGGGCCGGAAGCGGGCCGCGGCACGCTGCGGCTCGGGGCGCTGGAAGTCGACCGCGGGCTGCGCCAGGTGCACTGGAACGGCCAGGAGGTCGGGCTGAGCCCGCGCGAGTTCGCGCTCCTGGAAGTCCTCGTCGGCCGGGCGGGCACGGTCGTCACGAAGGACGAGCTGCTGCGCGCGGTCTGGGGCGAGGAGCAGGCCGTGACGCGCAACCTCGTCGAGGTGTACGTCGGGTACGTGCGGCGCAAGCTCGACGCGGTCGGCGCCGGCGCGCTGCTGCGGACCGTGCGCGGCCACGGCTACCTGGCCTCCGACGCGCAGCTCGACGAGGTCATCACCCCGTGA
- a CDS encoding sensor histidine kinase: MISWWRGRTLQARITVLAATITLACLLGLAALAAAKLSPLLIGSVDRELSGALGPAGAEVSAGRPLSGAAPVTLRVLDIAGTPVDGGTPVGLGPADVSALKAGQPVQRDGARYLGTVVSAPDGSQRLVVAGAGLVGFSAAVHYGGVWLVVVASAGALVAGFATWLVVRLALRPVARMRGSVRSLPRGARLALPDSHDELRALAEEFNALLERQEQASERLRRFTGDSAHELRSPVASIRVQAEVAVANPDPELAQETLSDILTEAERLSSLLDGLLSLARSDAGEVPPASPVELVSEVRSAVARLPAGAPETRVSTAVPQAWASATHAEVELVLDNLLRNACRYARGEIVVSVLASRSSVRLVVDDDGPGIAPEHREKVFDRFYRIADDRARSSGGTGLGLAMVAEAVRRRGGRVQVGESPDGGARFVVVWRAAPGKSPA, encoded by the coding sequence GTGATCTCCTGGTGGCGCGGCCGGACGCTGCAGGCCCGGATCACCGTGCTGGCCGCGACGATCACCCTGGCCTGCCTGCTCGGCCTGGCCGCGCTCGCGGCGGCCAAGCTTTCGCCGCTGCTCATCGGCTCGGTCGACCGCGAGCTGTCCGGCGCGCTCGGCCCGGCGGGCGCCGAGGTGAGCGCCGGGCGGCCGCTGTCCGGTGCGGCCCCGGTGACGCTGCGGGTGCTGGACATCGCGGGCACGCCGGTGGACGGCGGCACCCCGGTCGGCCTCGGCCCGGCGGACGTCTCGGCGCTGAAGGCGGGACAGCCGGTGCAGCGCGACGGCGCGCGGTACCTCGGCACGGTCGTCAGCGCGCCCGACGGGTCGCAACGGCTGGTCGTCGCGGGGGCCGGTCTGGTCGGCTTCTCCGCCGCGGTGCACTACGGCGGCGTGTGGCTCGTGGTCGTGGCGTCTGCGGGCGCGCTGGTCGCGGGGTTCGCGACGTGGCTGGTGGTGCGGTTGGCGCTGCGGCCGGTGGCGCGGATGCGCGGCTCGGTGCGTTCGCTGCCACGGGGGGCGCGGCTGGCGCTGCCGGACTCGCACGACGAGCTGCGCGCGCTGGCGGAGGAGTTCAACGCGCTGCTGGAACGGCAGGAGCAGGCCAGCGAACGGCTGCGGCGCTTCACCGGCGACTCCGCGCACGAGCTGCGTTCGCCGGTCGCGTCGATCCGGGTGCAGGCGGAGGTGGCTGTGGCCAACCCGGATCCGGAGCTGGCGCAGGAGACGCTGTCGGACATCCTCACCGAGGCCGAGCGGCTGTCGTCGTTGCTGGACGGGCTGTTGTCGCTGGCCCGCTCGGACGCGGGCGAGGTGCCGCCCGCTTCGCCGGTCGAGCTGGTCAGCGAGGTCCGCTCGGCCGTGGCCCGGCTGCCGGCGGGGGCGCCGGAGACGCGGGTGAGCACGGCGGTCCCGCAGGCGTGGGCGTCGGCTACGCACGCGGAGGTGGAGCTGGTGCTGGACAACCTGCTGCGCAACGCGTGCCGCTACGCGCGCGGCGAGATCGTGGTGTCGGTGCTGGCGTCGCGGTCGTCGGTGCGGCTGGTGGTCGACGACGACGGCCCGGGCATCGCGCCGGAGCACCGCGAGAAGGTGTTCGACCGGTTCTACCGCATCGCGGACGACCGCGCCCGATCCTCGGGCGGCACAGGCCTGGGGCTGGCGATGGTGGCGGAGGCGGTCCGCAGGCGCGGCGGCCGGGTCCAGGTGGGCGAGTCCCCGGACGGCGGCGCCCGGTTCGTGGTCGTCTGGCGCGCGGCACCGGGGAAGTCGCCAGCCTGA
- a CDS encoding (deoxy)nucleoside triphosphate pyrophosphohydrolase, producing MNGVIVGAALVRDGKLLAQQRAWPPGHAGQWELPGGRVEDGESEAFALARECSEELDVVIEVGARVGEDVPLPGGKVLRIYAAKLVSPGEEPRAVEHRAVRWLGPDDLDDVDWLPADRLLLPAFRELLN from the coding sequence GTGAACGGTGTGATCGTGGGTGCCGCCCTGGTGCGTGACGGCAAGCTGCTCGCCCAGCAGCGTGCTTGGCCGCCCGGGCACGCGGGGCAGTGGGAGCTGCCCGGCGGGCGGGTCGAGGACGGCGAGTCCGAGGCCTTCGCCCTGGCCCGCGAGTGCAGCGAGGAACTCGACGTCGTCATCGAGGTCGGCGCGCGGGTCGGGGAAGACGTCCCGCTGCCCGGCGGCAAGGTCCTGCGGATCTACGCCGCGAAGCTCGTTTCCCCCGGCGAGGAGCCGCGGGCCGTCGAGCACCGAGCCGTGCGCTGGCTCGGGCCCGACGACCTCGACGACGTCGACTGGCTGCCCGCCGACCGTCTCCTGCTGCCCGCCTTCCGCGAACTGCTCAATTAG
- the trpS gene encoding tryptophan--tRNA ligase yields the protein MSKLSGITPSGHVHLGNYLGAVRRWALEGGADDLYFVADLHGMTTPHNPAKLRSLAHEQLAVLIAAGIDPERVFVQSDLARELGALTWVLECTCNYGEAARMIQFKEKSKGQAGVRLSLLTYPALMAADILLQGADEVPVGEDQRQHVELTRTLAKRFNGTYGEVFTIPRAVLPPAGARVKDLADPTRKMSKSSRDGAGVVYALDEPDQIRRKIRRAVTDGGSVPVHAPDTRPGMANLLEILAACRGGSPAELASEFSSYGAVKDAVADAVIEELRPLRERALSLLDDVAELDRVRKAGAERARERGSHRVDAALRMIGAN from the coding sequence ATGAGCAAGCTGTCCGGCATCACGCCGTCGGGTCACGTCCACCTCGGCAACTACCTCGGGGCCGTGCGGCGCTGGGCGCTCGAGGGCGGCGCCGACGACCTGTACTTCGTCGCCGACCTGCACGGCATGACGACCCCGCACAACCCGGCGAAACTCCGGTCGCTGGCGCACGAGCAGCTGGCGGTGCTGATCGCCGCCGGCATCGATCCCGAGCGGGTGTTCGTCCAGTCCGACCTGGCCCGCGAGCTCGGCGCGCTGACCTGGGTCCTGGAGTGCACCTGCAACTACGGCGAAGCGGCCAGGATGATCCAGTTCAAGGAGAAATCGAAAGGCCAGGCCGGGGTGCGGCTGTCGCTGCTGACCTACCCGGCGCTGATGGCCGCGGACATCCTGCTGCAGGGCGCGGACGAGGTACCCGTCGGTGAGGACCAGCGCCAGCACGTCGAGCTGACGCGGACGCTGGCCAAGCGGTTCAACGGCACCTACGGCGAGGTCTTCACGATCCCGCGCGCGGTGCTGCCGCCCGCGGGCGCCCGCGTCAAGGACCTCGCCGACCCGACGCGCAAGATGTCGAAGTCGTCGCGCGACGGCGCGGGCGTGGTGTACGCGCTCGACGAGCCCGACCAGATCCGGCGCAAGATCCGCCGCGCGGTCACCGACGGCGGCTCGGTGCCGGTGCACGCCCCGGACACCCGGCCCGGGATGGCGAACCTCCTGGAGATCCTGGCCGCCTGCCGGGGCGGCTCGCCGGCGGAGCTGGCTTCGGAGTTCTCTTCCTACGGTGCGGTGAAAGACGCCGTCGCCGATGCCGTGATCGAGGAGCTGCGGCCGTTGCGGGAACGGGCGTTGTCCCTGCTGGACGACGTCGCGGAGCTGGACCGGGTGCGCAAGGCGGGCGCGGAGCGGGCCCGGGAGCGCGGCTCGCACCGGGTCGACGCGGCGTTGCGGATGATCGGGGCTAATTGA
- a CDS encoding YciI family protein — MYVVLLNYTAPTEEIDYALPDHVEWLNKQYEHGHFLASGRRNPRTGGVIITRPMPRGKLDAILATDPFSVKHLAQYEVIEFSPTKTAPELRQINEAVPH, encoded by the coding sequence ATGTATGTCGTCCTGCTGAACTACACGGCCCCCACCGAGGAAATCGACTACGCGCTCCCGGACCACGTCGAATGGCTGAACAAGCAGTACGAGCACGGCCATTTTCTGGCGTCCGGGCGGCGCAACCCGCGCACCGGCGGCGTGATCATCACGCGCCCGATGCCCCGCGGGAAGCTCGACGCCATCCTGGCGACCGACCCGTTTTCCGTGAAGCACCTGGCGCAGTACGAGGTGATCGAGTTCTCGCCGACGAAGACGGCGCCGGAGCTGCGGCAGATCAACGAGGCCGTCCCGCACTAG
- the typA gene encoding translational GTPase TypA, whose amino-acid sequence MPAASATVETGRPTGKTRPDLRNVAIVAHVDHGKTTLVDAMLRQSGAFAERAELVDRVMDSGELEREKGITILAKNTSIRRQTEDGPITINVIDTPGHADFGGEVERGLSMVDGVVLLVDASEGPLPQTRFVLRKTLEAGLPVILVVNKVDRPDARIAEVVEETHDLLLDLAGDIEDADLDAILDLPVVYASARAGKASLEQPADGGLPDSENLDPLFETLLRHVPPPVADLDAPLQALVTNLDASNFLGRIALIRIHAGKLRKGQTVAWMREDGSVQNVRISELLVTEALTRVPATEATAGELVAIAGIPEITIGDTLADAENPVALPRITVDEPAISMTIGVNTSPLAGRNGGDKVTARLVKARLDQELVGNVSIRVLPTERPDTWEVQGRGELALAILVEQMRREGFELTVGKPQVVLRTIDGKLHEPFERLYIDSPEEHLGAITQLLASRKGRMEDMSGNGTGRIKLIYVLPSRGLIGFRTDFLTETRGTGIANHVFEGYFPWAGEIRTRHSGSLVADRSGPITAYAMIQLADRGTFFVEPGAEVYEGMVVGENPRMEDLDINITKEKKLTNMRSSTGDELERLARPRKLGLEEALEFCAADECVEVAPDVVRVRKVTLDIATRAKERSRAKSRENN is encoded by the coding sequence GTGCCCGCAGCCAGCGCTACCGTCGAAACCGGCCGGCCGACCGGTAAGACCCGGCCCGACCTGCGCAATGTCGCGATCGTAGCCCACGTCGACCACGGCAAGACCACGCTGGTGGACGCGATGCTCCGCCAGTCCGGCGCCTTCGCCGAGCGCGCCGAGCTCGTCGACCGCGTGATGGACTCCGGTGAGCTGGAGCGGGAAAAGGGCATCACGATCCTGGCGAAGAACACCTCGATCCGCCGCCAGACCGAAGACGGCCCGATCACCATCAACGTCATCGACACCCCCGGCCACGCCGACTTCGGCGGCGAGGTCGAGCGCGGCCTGTCGATGGTCGACGGCGTCGTCCTGCTGGTCGACGCGTCCGAGGGCCCGCTCCCGCAGACCCGGTTCGTGCTGCGCAAGACCCTGGAGGCCGGCCTGCCGGTGATCCTGGTGGTCAACAAGGTCGACCGGCCGGACGCGCGCATCGCCGAGGTCGTCGAGGAGACCCACGACCTGCTGCTGGACCTGGCCGGCGACATCGAGGACGCCGATCTCGACGCGATCCTCGACCTCCCGGTCGTCTACGCCTCGGCGCGCGCCGGCAAGGCGAGCCTGGAGCAGCCCGCGGACGGCGGCCTGCCCGACAGCGAGAACCTCGACCCGCTGTTCGAGACGCTGCTGCGGCACGTCCCGCCGCCCGTCGCCGACCTCGACGCCCCGCTGCAGGCCCTGGTCACGAACCTCGACGCGTCGAACTTCCTCGGCCGCATCGCGCTGATCCGCATCCACGCCGGCAAGCTCCGCAAGGGCCAGACCGTGGCCTGGATGCGCGAAGACGGCTCGGTGCAGAACGTCCGCATCTCGGAGCTGCTGGTCACCGAGGCGCTGACCCGCGTCCCGGCCACCGAGGCCACCGCGGGCGAGCTGGTCGCGATCGCGGGCATCCCGGAGATCACCATCGGCGACACGCTGGCCGACGCGGAGAACCCGGTGGCGCTGCCCCGGATCACCGTCGACGAGCCCGCCATCTCGATGACCATCGGCGTCAACACCTCGCCGCTGGCCGGGCGCAACGGCGGCGACAAGGTCACCGCGCGGCTGGTCAAGGCCCGGCTCGACCAGGAGCTGGTCGGCAACGTCTCGATCCGCGTCCTGCCGACCGAGCGCCCGGACACCTGGGAGGTCCAGGGCCGCGGCGAGCTCGCGCTGGCCATCCTCGTCGAGCAGATGCGCCGCGAAGGCTTCGAGCTGACCGTCGGCAAGCCGCAGGTGGTGCTCCGCACGATCGACGGCAAGCTGCACGAGCCGTTCGAGCGCCTCTACATCGACTCGCCGGAGGAGCACCTCGGCGCGATCACGCAGCTGCTCGCGTCCCGCAAGGGCCGCATGGAGGACATGAGCGGCAACGGCACCGGCCGGATCAAGCTGATCTACGTGCTGCCCTCCCGCGGCCTGATCGGCTTCCGCACCGACTTCCTGACCGAGACCCGCGGCACCGGCATCGCGAACCACGTGTTCGAGGGCTACTTCCCGTGGGCGGGCGAGATCCGCACCCGGCACAGCGGCTCGCTGGTCGCCGACCGGTCCGGCCCGATCACCGCGTACGCGATGATCCAGCTGGCCGACCGCGGCACGTTCTTCGTCGAGCCGGGTGCCGAGGTGTACGAGGGCATGGTCGTGGGCGAGAACCCGCGCATGGAGGACCTCGACATCAACATCACCAAGGAGAAGAAGCTCACCAACATGCGCTCGTCCACCGGTGACGAGCTCGAGCGCCTCGCCCGGCCCCGCAAGCTGGGCCTGGAGGAGGCGCTGGAGTTCTGCGCCGCCGACGAGTGCGTCGAGGTGGCCCCGGACGTCGTGCGCGTCCGGAAGGTGACGCTGGACATCGCGACCCGCGCCAAGGAGCGTTCGCGGGCCAAGAGCCGCGAAAACAACTGA